The genomic interval TTAAACAGACGATTACGCATATCACAAAGCGCATTTCCTTCAATAGTTTTATCTGCCGTCTTATTGATTTACAGTAAATTGGTAGTATGAAATCCTTATTGTCGATATTCATCTGCCTCACCTGTTTAGGCAGTTTTGCACAAACCAGGTTGTCTGATAGCCTACAATCAGTTATTGACCATCCACAAATAAGCGGGCAGGAGAAAGCAGTATTGTTAAACCGGCTGGCAGAGTTTTACCGGGTCAATAAAGAGTATGCGAAGGCCATAAATACCGCCCGGAAGAGTATATCGCTATCCTCGGGCATTAAAAATTATACCGAAGCTACCAAAGCTTATCTTGTACTATTGAATAGCAGGATCAGTGCACAGGAACTTAGCAATATCAAACCACTCAGTGATACTTTAGTTCTGACAGCCAATAAGGCCAATGCCCCGGTTGCCCTGGCCTATGCCTATTACGGACAAGCCCTGCTTTTTAAAGTACTTGAGCATCCGGAAACTGTCCTGAAGTATTGCCAGATGGCGCTGACCTCGCTGGAGAAACAACACGACCCATATATCGCCGCCAAGGTTTATTATCAGTTGTATGCAGTTAATTCGAACTGGAATAATGGCGATCAAGCCTATCATTATGCCTCCCTCGCCACAGAAAATGCCCTGAATACCACTGACTATACGCTGCTGAGCAATTGCTATAATGCAATGTCAACGGCATATGAATATAAATATGAAGCGCATCATCAACAGGAAGCGCTCGACAGCATCCTGTACTTCCTTAATAAATCAGAGCAACTTTACACCCGCTACCCGGGCCAGCTTAATAATTACGCTTACGCGATCACCTGTATTAATATTGCCAGCTACTATCAGCGGTTTGCCAGTCCCACCGACAGCAAGGCACAGGGTATATATTATGCCAATACCGCCCGGGCAGTTTTAAGAGATGCCCCCAATAGCCAGGAAGTCATTGCAAGTAGCCTTGGTATCCTGAGTGAATATGCAAGGCGGGACGGCAAGGACCGGGAAGTGGAACATTATCTGCTGGAAGCATATGAGGTGATGCTGACCCAACAGTCGCCCTATTATTATACAATGATCAACGTGACCAAAGGCCTGGCCGCCTTCTATGAAGGACAAAGGGATTACAAAAATGCACTTAAGTTTCAGCAGCTTGTAAATGAATATAGCAGCAAAAATTTTGACCAGCAAAAAGCGTTAAAGGCCCAGAAGCTTGAAATAGAATATCAAACCGAAAAGGCCAATAATGAACTACGCTTCCTGAAAGAACGGGAAAAAAGCCAGCAACAAAAGAACTTCTTATATACCTGTATCGCTATCGCCTCCAGCCTGCTCCTGTTCTTTTTGTTCCGGTCCTATCATTTCCGCTTACGCTACTCACTACAACGCGAAAAACAACTGGAACTGGAAAAGCAGGATTCCGAGCTACAACTGAAACTTGAAAAGGAGGAACAGGCAAGACTGAAGGCAGAGCAACAACTGCTGGAAGTACAGCAACAACAGCTCAAAAAAGAAGTCATGGCCAATGCGCTGCAGCTGGAACATAAAAACCAGATGTTATACAATCTGAAAGATAAACTAGCCGGCGGGGATGAAGTAAATATAAAGAAGATCCTGAAAGAAGAAATGATCCTGGATAATGATTTCGAACAGGCAAAACTGCAGATCCAGCAGGTACATGTCGACTTTTTCCAGTTGCTGAATGAGAGAGCACAGCGGAAGCTTACATTGCTCGACCTGAAATTATGCGCTTATGTCTATCTGCAGATGGATACCCGGCAAATAGCACAGTTGATGCATGTTGAAGCCAAAAGTGTCAGAATGAGCCGCTACAGGATCAAGCAGAAGCTCGGTCTGGACAAAGACGAAGATCTCAACGCCTTCTTACAGAGTTTAAATGAAAATATCCGCGGGAACAGAACAACCGAATCTTAATCTGTCACCTACCCCGAAACTACACACTTCATATTAAACGTAAATTTTTACTATCAACAGCGCCAGCTTAAGTTATCATATGGATTTAGATAATTCATTTGGCGGATGAAATGAAAAAATTGCAGTATGTTCGTGCCAGATCCCTGTATCATGCGTAAACTTTTACTTAAGAATCTTTCTCTTACGGTTGTTTTATCATTCATATTATCCTCCGTTTTGTTTCTCGTTTATTACGAATCTGCAAACGAGGGGTTTGAAGGGAAACAGGCATTACTCATACTATTCGCCGTGGCCGATATCTTCCAGCATCTGCTTTTGTTTATCTTTTCATTGCCTGCGCTTTTCCTGGCAAGCCCCAGGATATATGCCAGCAAGGTACAGCGGCCACTATTTTACTTCGGAGGAGCGGTATTGGTGACACTGATTTCACTCGTGCCGATTATTAGTGATAATCCTGGCGACATGCCATTGCTAATTCCGAATCTATTATTCCTGGTTATATACACCCTGTTTTATTTCCGGTTGACGAAGCAGCAGTAGCTTGCAAACCTGTTATCAGGGCCTTCCTACCAGAGATGATATTAGATAATAACCACACGATAGCTCATCTACAACCCATCTTCTCTGGACGACAGCCATTGCCTATACCTTTCTTTGTAAAGATCACGGGTTGAGGAATCCCTTAGAATGATATCCATCCCGCCATCATAAGGCGCTACAATACAATTATTACAGATAGAAACAAAGAAGACTCTCAGATTATCTTCCGCCACATCTCTGAGTATTTCGTCATACTTATGATGAGACCAGACCTGTTCCGTAAACATTAGTGTATAGATTTGCCCCTTTTCATAATTCACCGGATCGTGCAGATGCAGATCAATAGGCTCCAGCCGGGTGAATGCAAAGGGCTTGACAGATGCCGTTTCATTGGTTGCAGACGAATCAGTATAACCCTCAATATAAAATTCTCCTGTTACAAGAACGAAGGGAGATCCGTTCGTAAACAAATCAGTAAGAATGATGTTTTGCCTGCTCAACAATATATCCCAGTCTTTCGGCCCCGAAGGATACCGGCGGGAATCCGGCAGGCTATGAATACGAAACCAGCGATCGGCATAGTCATGCCTAAAATGATGTCCTATCGGAATCGTATCAGGATAGTTGGATGTCCAAAAAATTTTAAATTCCTCCGCAGTCATTAATGTCTTTATGATTTATAGAAATTGGGATTTCCATCACAAACCATCAAAAAAAACATTCATAATATTTCCAAAAGCGTTCAAATATAAAACAACTTTTAACAACAACGCCGGGTGGCTATCACCCGGCATTGCATCTTATTATTCAAACTCCTCCATTAATTCCTTCATCTCCTGAAT from Chitinophaga filiformis carries:
- a CDS encoding helix-turn-helix transcriptional regulator produces the protein MKSLLSIFICLTCLGSFAQTRLSDSLQSVIDHPQISGQEKAVLLNRLAEFYRVNKEYAKAINTARKSISLSSGIKNYTEATKAYLVLLNSRISAQELSNIKPLSDTLVLTANKANAPVALAYAYYGQALLFKVLEHPETVLKYCQMALTSLEKQHDPYIAAKVYYQLYAVNSNWNNGDQAYHYASLATENALNTTDYTLLSNCYNAMSTAYEYKYEAHHQQEALDSILYFLNKSEQLYTRYPGQLNNYAYAITCINIASYYQRFASPTDSKAQGIYYANTARAVLRDAPNSQEVIASSLGILSEYARRDGKDREVEHYLLEAYEVMLTQQSPYYYTMINVTKGLAAFYEGQRDYKNALKFQQLVNEYSSKNFDQQKALKAQKLEIEYQTEKANNELRFLKEREKSQQQKNFLYTCIAIASSLLLFFLFRSYHFRLRYSLQREKQLELEKQDSELQLKLEKEEQARLKAEQQLLEVQQQQLKKEVMANALQLEHKNQMLYNLKDKLAGGDEVNIKKILKEEMILDNDFEQAKLQIQQVHVDFFQLLNERAQRKLTLLDLKLCAYVYLQMDTRQIAQLMHVEAKSVRMSRYRIKQKLGLDKDEDLNAFLQSLNENIRGNRTTES